The Lacipirellula parvula genome window below encodes:
- a CDS encoding PEP-CTERM sorting domain-containing protein (PEP-CTERM proteins occur, often in large numbers, in the proteomes of bacteria that also encode an exosortase, a predicted intramembrane cysteine proteinase. The presence of a PEP-CTERM domain at a protein's C-terminus predicts cleavage within the sorting domain, followed by covalent anchoring to some some component of the (usually Gram-negative) cell surface. Many PEP-CTERM proteins exhibit an unusual sequence composition that includes large numbers of potential glycosylation sites. Expression of one such protein has been shown restore the ability of a bacterium to form floc, a type of biofilm.): MMRSTFFGLLAATAMACNGNAAHAALAYSFEGSTDGFGPNGGGVTVTGDTIGATNGTGSLKVAVVGGATFVGALSGTVAAPINDPPGVTTIYFDVTLPTAYAGAFADIGVTIFGASQPDHLPSQLFGLQAQFADYESLGGKAAGTYTVQIDLASATNQVDFSTGQSFNQIFGQVGDGPNVQIPTGFQIFVSKSNDAPLTFYIDNIRTNLVPEPASVAMLSLGGVALLAMRRKS; this comes from the coding sequence ATGATGAGAAGCACATTCTTTGGTCTACTTGCCGCAACGGCGATGGCTTGCAACGGCAACGCAGCGCATGCAGCGCTGGCTTACTCTTTCGAGGGGAGTACTGACGGCTTCGGCCCGAACGGCGGCGGCGTTACGGTGACCGGCGATACGATTGGCGCCACCAATGGAACAGGCTCGTTGAAGGTTGCCGTCGTCGGCGGGGCGACATTCGTTGGCGCGTTGTCAGGAACGGTTGCAGCGCCGATCAACGATCCTCCCGGCGTCACGACGATCTACTTCGACGTCACGCTCCCCACGGCATACGCTGGCGCTTTCGCCGATATCGGCGTCACGATCTTTGGCGCCTCGCAGCCAGATCATCTCCCCTCGCAACTATTCGGGCTGCAGGCCCAGTTCGCAGATTATGAAAGCCTCGGCGGCAAAGCGGCCGGCACCTACACCGTGCAAATCGACCTCGCTTCGGCGACGAACCAAGTCGACTTCTCGACTGGCCAATCCTTCAACCAGATCTTCGGCCAAGTCGGCGATGGGCCGAACGTGCAGATCCCGACCGGCTTCCAGATTTTCGTCAGCAAATCGAACGACGCACCGTTGACGTTCTACATCGATAATATTCGCACCAATCTCGTTCCCGAGCCGGCGAGCGTTGCGATGTTGTCGCTCGGCGGCGTAGCGCTCCTCGCCATGCGTCGCAAGAGCTAG
- a CDS encoding GDSL-type esterase/lipase family protein codes for MLQLALIAIAFGSSCLNVALSSPLIDRLEAGQHQTVVVYGTSLTAGGAWVSQLSASLNAAYPGQLTWINAGQSGKASATGVAALNSTVLAKNPDAVFIEFAMNDAFTAYEPSEVDYDITQAESKANLNAMIDAIMSQNPNAQVILQTMNPSWNAPNGNGSATKRPQLAQYYQGYREVAADRGLTLIDHNAVWMKLQQKAPADFQKYVADGTHPDFAGYQQLVTPAIRWNLNADTGLTLVVDLATGRGVLQNHSNETLQLVSFTIHSDSGALDTSWESFSDRGNSAWHEANPTSYDLSELNPLSVMKLAPHAKTSLGVVWNASRSLDLQLSYLADDGILRQGAVVFDDAAATLAKRGDFNDDGVVDGADFLEWQRSYGATVQPLSKADDNGDGVVDASDLNAWRSAYQATLLGTSGRLHSVPEPSGLIQTLVFLLALARQSASR; via the coding sequence GTGCTGCAACTTGCGCTCATCGCGATCGCATTCGGCAGTTCATGCCTGAACGTTGCGCTGAGTTCGCCGCTCATCGACCGACTGGAAGCGGGACAACATCAAACAGTCGTCGTCTACGGGACCAGTCTCACTGCCGGCGGCGCATGGGTTTCGCAACTCTCCGCTTCGCTGAATGCTGCCTATCCCGGTCAACTCACTTGGATCAACGCAGGCCAAAGCGGCAAAGCGTCGGCCACCGGCGTCGCAGCGCTCAACTCGACAGTCCTCGCGAAGAACCCCGACGCCGTCTTCATTGAGTTTGCGATGAACGACGCATTCACGGCGTACGAGCCGAGCGAGGTCGACTACGACATTACTCAGGCGGAGTCGAAGGCGAACCTCAATGCAATGATCGATGCGATTATGTCGCAGAACCCAAACGCGCAAGTGATCCTGCAAACGATGAATCCCTCGTGGAACGCCCCCAACGGCAACGGCTCCGCGACGAAACGCCCGCAACTTGCGCAGTATTATCAGGGCTATCGAGAAGTCGCCGCTGATCGCGGCCTAACGCTCATCGACCACAACGCTGTGTGGATGAAACTGCAGCAGAAAGCACCGGCGGATTTCCAGAAGTACGTGGCCGACGGAACGCATCCTGACTTCGCAGGCTACCAGCAACTGGTGACGCCGGCGATCCGTTGGAATCTGAACGCCGACACGGGACTCACGCTCGTCGTCGATCTCGCCACCGGTCGCGGCGTACTGCAAAATCATTCCAACGAAACGCTCCAGCTTGTCAGCTTCACAATTCACTCGGACAGTGGAGCGCTCGACACAAGTTGGGAAAGCTTCAGCGATCGCGGCAACAGTGCTTGGCACGAGGCCAACCCGACTTCGTACGATCTCAGCGAACTGAATCCGCTGAGCGTCATGAAGCTTGCGCCGCATGCCAAGACGAGCCTCGGCGTCGTGTGGAATGCGAGTAGATCGCTGGACTTGCAACTTAGTTACCTCGCCGATGACGGCATTCTCCGGCAGGGCGCCGTCGTCTTCGACGACGCGGCGGCGACGCTCGCCAAACGCGGCGACTTCAACGATGACGGCGTCGTCGACGGCGCCGACTTCTTGGAGTGGCAGCGGTCGTACGGCGCAACGGTGCAGCCGCTAAGCAAAGCTGACGACAATGGCGACGGGGTCGTCGACGCCAGCGATCTGAACGCTTGGCGGAGTGCTTACCAGGCAACGCTTCTCGGTACGAGCGGCCGGCTGCATTCAGTACCTGAGCCAAGCGGCCTTATCCAAACGCTCGTCTTCCTGCTCGCCCTCGCCCGCCAATCAGCGTCTCGGTAG
- a CDS encoding DUF1559 domain-containing protein, producing the protein MSVSRRAFTLVELLVVIAIIGVLVALLLPAVQSAREAARRSTCGNKLRQQALAVQNYAAAKDDELPPGSPGQGKHGVFTYLLPYIEQQQVFSQIDLKASPDSSPMRITVIDAYLCPNYTESPQYQDATRNGAITTYQAVGGAFRTDIPRARQERLTSPGYGDLPLNGAFMWGATPRKFKDFTDGTSNSLAIGEFIHTDRMPGLYHDLPGNIRTWIGGSPAVGSADERPTYAMKVAEYAPNTPIDRAADVVPYNHLPFGSFHPGGTHFGLADASVRFIIDDVDVDAYKAACTINEGETLGGTL; encoded by the coding sequence ATGAGCGTCTCCCGTCGAGCGTTCACCTTGGTCGAACTGCTGGTCGTCATCGCCATCATCGGCGTGCTTGTCGCACTGTTGCTGCCTGCGGTGCAGTCGGCACGGGAAGCGGCGCGGCGATCGACGTGCGGCAATAAACTGCGACAACAAGCGCTCGCCGTGCAAAACTACGCGGCTGCCAAAGACGACGAGTTGCCGCCGGGGAGTCCGGGGCAGGGGAAACACGGCGTGTTCACTTATCTGTTGCCATACATTGAGCAGCAGCAAGTCTTCAGCCAGATCGATCTGAAAGCGTCGCCCGACTCGTCGCCGATGCGGATCACAGTGATCGACGCGTACCTTTGTCCAAACTACACCGAGTCGCCGCAGTACCAAGATGCGACCCGCAACGGGGCGATCACCACCTACCAGGCGGTGGGCGGCGCCTTCCGCACTGATATACCGCGAGCTCGACAAGAGAGGCTGACTTCGCCTGGCTACGGCGACTTGCCGCTGAATGGCGCCTTTATGTGGGGCGCTACTCCGCGGAAGTTCAAAGACTTTACCGACGGTACGTCGAACTCGCTGGCGATCGGCGAGTTCATTCATACCGATCGGATGCCGGGACTTTATCACGATCTCCCCGGCAATATTCGGACCTGGATTGGCGGGTCGCCGGCAGTTGGCAGCGCTGATGAGCGTCCCACCTACGCGATGAAAGTCGCCGAGTACGCGCCGAATACGCCAATCGACCGCGCTGCCGACGTTGTTCCCTACAATCATCTCCCCTTTGGTAGCTTTCATCCCGGGGGCACGCATTTCGGGCTCGCCGACGCTAGCGTGCGGTTCATTATCGACGACGTCGACGTCGACGCTTACAAAGCGGCTTGCACAATCAACGAAGGCGAAACGCTGGGGGGAACGCTGTGA
- a CDS encoding DUF1559 domain-containing protein: protein MSVRSRSGFTLVELLVVIAIIGVLVSLLLPAVQAARESSRRSQCINGLRQLGIGMQNYHDSKKQLPAGNFSCCWGTWQMLILPYIEQQQLGALYTFLPKSATSPGDYSYSYYASAPTANPPINNLQVVQTRIAMLTCPSDEPQIDAQKVTFHNYVVNYGNTNHIGWDHRLPTSPAYVRYEKGPFVGDDWNAHPKIERNFKEITDGLSNTMLASETVQGQDVVDPVNPVANARDLRGLTWWGWSAGFETRNGPNTSSADTMQQKEYCSSAPPNPPCDSPSSAASYHWAAARSRHPGGVNAAMCDASVQFVTDGVDLAAWRAASTMQAEEAYGSLGP, encoded by the coding sequence ATGTCCGTTAGAAGTCGAAGCGGTTTTACGCTGGTCGAACTGCTAGTGGTGATCGCCATCATTGGCGTCTTGGTGTCGTTGCTGCTGCCGGCCGTGCAGGCGGCGCGCGAATCTTCGCGGCGCAGTCAGTGCATCAACGGCCTGCGGCAGCTCGGTATCGGCATGCAGAATTACCATGACTCCAAGAAGCAGCTTCCAGCCGGCAACTTCAGCTGCTGCTGGGGGACGTGGCAGATGCTGATCCTTCCTTACATCGAACAGCAGCAGCTCGGTGCGCTCTACACGTTTCTGCCGAAGAGCGCGACGTCGCCGGGAGACTACAGCTATTCATACTATGCGAGCGCGCCCACGGCTAACCCGCCAATCAACAACTTACAGGTTGTGCAAACTCGCATCGCCATGCTGACGTGTCCCAGCGACGAACCTCAGATCGATGCTCAAAAGGTCACGTTCCACAACTACGTCGTAAACTACGGGAACACGAACCACATCGGATGGGACCATCGTCTCCCCACTTCGCCGGCTTACGTTCGGTACGAGAAGGGGCCATTCGTCGGCGACGACTGGAATGCCCACCCGAAGATCGAGCGGAATTTTAAAGAGATTACGGACGGCTTGAGCAACACGATGCTCGCTTCGGAGACAGTGCAAGGCCAAGACGTCGTCGATCCTGTTAATCCAGTCGCAAACGCACGCGATCTGCGTGGCTTGACCTGGTGGGGATGGTCTGCCGGCTTTGAAACTCGCAACGGCCCCAATACATCCTCCGCGGATACGATGCAGCAGAAAGAGTACTGCTCAAGCGCTCCGCCCAACCCCCCCTGCGATTCGCCCTCCTCAGCGGCCAGCTACCACTGGGCCGCTGCCCGCAGCCGCCATCCCGGCGGCGTCAACGCGGCGATGTGCGACGCTTCAGTGCAATTCGTCACCGACGGCGTCGACCTAGCGGCCTGGCGCGCCGCGAGCACGATGCAAGCCGAAGAGGCTTACGGCAGTCTGGGGCCGTAG
- a CDS encoding dockerin type I domain-containing protein gives MKLLPRISFVAALAVTLASANRDALAQTRYDWVGPVGVEANYKQGDLGAGEAVNWLNPGPPAASLQPDRTFGEYGSISNGGIAVIDSAIAVSPADLRIGELAGFTGALAIRNGGTINIQTGSAGSGTLANGGAGYGTLTLRDNMGVVSIERYTQNAASTLVTQLSGAGTFANHITASTSVAIDGTLRIERSPGSSFVAAAGNSWTIMQGAPVTGSFDAISVDPALRGNAGQVFTASKSGNTLTVNVEQRLVLQVDRFTGATKLVNPSGHAVSIPMISYTLTSVANGVSGANGRWNSLEDGGVAGWFEANPTGTQLSELNPLSSLALNSGQSRDLGTPINANPSVPFGTNPVNTADVSFQYQSPTGQLINAVIEPVGRANNLTLVVNPSTGSALIQNQSMQNLDMIGYTISSEAGSLKSTFAGMQGLPVANWFKANPTATHVSELNTGAATPLAVGAEFSLGALWQTAGNQRDLTFSYQTADGVLHDGVVSFGDKAVIVPANNADFNGNGIVDGTDFLTWQRGFGLTGQPNKSTGDANGDGAVNAADLTIWKTQFGTNPGAAVAAASVPEPATGALAVGALAGVAMRRRRASR, from the coding sequence ATGAAACTTCTCCCTCGAATTTCGTTTGTTGCGGCGCTCGCCGTAACATTAGCGAGCGCTAACCGCGATGCCCTCGCGCAGACGCGGTACGACTGGGTCGGGCCCGTCGGCGTCGAAGCGAACTACAAGCAAGGCGACCTCGGCGCCGGCGAAGCCGTCAATTGGCTCAATCCCGGGCCGCCCGCGGCAAGCCTGCAGCCTGATCGGACGTTTGGCGAGTACGGCTCGATCTCTAACGGCGGCATCGCGGTCATCGATAGCGCCATCGCGGTCTCGCCGGCCGACCTGCGCATCGGCGAACTCGCGGGTTTCACCGGCGCGCTGGCGATTCGCAATGGCGGAACCATCAACATCCAAACAGGCTCAGCCGGCTCGGGCACGCTAGCCAACGGCGGCGCGGGTTACGGAACGCTGACGCTCCGCGACAACATGGGCGTGGTCTCGATCGAGCGTTACACGCAGAACGCCGCTTCGACGCTCGTCACGCAACTGTCAGGCGCCGGGACGTTCGCCAATCACATCACGGCGTCGACCTCCGTCGCCATCGACGGGACGCTGCGCATCGAGCGCAGTCCCGGCAGTAGCTTTGTCGCCGCCGCCGGCAACTCGTGGACAATCATGCAGGGCGCTCCGGTAACCGGCTCTTTCGACGCGATCTCCGTCGATCCGGCGCTCCGCGGAAATGCCGGCCAGGTCTTTACCGCGTCGAAAAGCGGGAACACCCTCACAGTGAACGTCGAGCAGCGGCTCGTCCTGCAGGTCGATCGCTTCACAGGCGCGACCAAACTGGTGAATCCCAGCGGCCACGCCGTGAGCATTCCGATGATCAGCTACACGCTGACCTCAGTCGCCAACGGCGTCAGCGGAGCCAATGGTCGGTGGAACTCGCTTGAGGACGGCGGCGTCGCCGGTTGGTTCGAAGCGAATCCCACGGGCACGCAACTGTCGGAACTCAACCCGCTGAGCTCGCTCGCGCTCAACTCGGGGCAAAGCCGCGACCTGGGAACGCCGATCAACGCGAACCCCAGCGTTCCTTTCGGCACGAATCCAGTGAACACCGCCGACGTCTCGTTCCAATATCAATCGCCGACAGGCCAACTTATCAACGCGGTGATTGAGCCGGTGGGTCGCGCCAATAATCTGACGCTCGTCGTCAATCCGAGCACCGGCTCCGCGTTGATCCAAAACCAGTCGATGCAGAACCTCGACATGATCGGCTATACGATCTCTTCGGAAGCCGGCTCCTTGAAATCGACGTTCGCGGGTATGCAGGGGCTGCCGGTCGCCAACTGGTTCAAAGCAAATCCAACCGCGACTCACGTGTCGGAGTTGAACACAGGCGCCGCGACGCCGCTGGCCGTTGGCGCCGAATTTTCGCTTGGCGCCCTCTGGCAAACGGCAGGAAATCAGCGCGATCTGACTTTCAGCTATCAAACCGCCGATGGCGTCTTGCACGACGGCGTCGTTTCCTTCGGCGATAAAGCGGTGATCGTTCCGGCGAACAACGCCGACTTCAACGGCAACGGCATCGTCGACGGGACCGACTTTCTCACGTGGCAGCGAGGCTTTGGTCTGACGGGCCAACCAAATAAATCGACGGGCGACGCTAACGGAGACGGCGCCGTCAACGCCGCGGATCTGACGATTTGGAAAACGCAATTCGGAACCAATCCAGGCGCCGCCGTCGCGGCCGCCTCGGTGCCCGAACCGGCCACGGGGGCGCTGGCCGTGGGAGCGCTCGCCGGCGTCGCCATGCGCCGTCGGCGAGCCTCTCGCTGA
- a CDS encoding glycosyl hydrolase family 18 protein, with product MAVVACTFHAHDAVALDLIGYLPNYRINANYIANTLPGQLAMLDEIRYFGITVNGNGTLTTTAADLSNLQSIKSAIDALPAAQRPRLGITIGGAGTSDGFGPVAASSTLRDQFAINLNALLNQTGASAVDLDWEHPSAGVQRNTQFPAMLTRTKQELGANRRVYATVDPTVMIPASTLTGANAIDGVSLMTYDLSWWAGDPADQNLGQHSLQEYVDASVKAWTDAPGSPNQRPWVFGTWGRGVAAAKLGAGLPFYGRGFNGSSADVAVTYRDLATSGTTTNGSDYVYNGSNVWIPSLDMVEDRVEAAHAAGLQHLIIWELAQDLAPTSANSMLRRAYETNQSLSAVPGDFDGDGAVGQLDLEIWKGAFNASTTAGDANGDERSDGADFLIWQRHATPTAPTTAVPEPTSGLLLAPSLLIYLARRHMLSQ from the coding sequence ATGGCAGTCGTCGCTTGCACGTTTCACGCGCACGATGCCGTCGCTCTCGACTTAATCGGCTATCTGCCGAACTATCGCATCAACGCCAATTACATCGCCAACACGCTTCCCGGGCAGTTGGCGATGCTCGACGAGATCCGTTACTTCGGAATCACTGTCAACGGCAACGGCACGCTCACGACGACGGCGGCCGATCTCAGCAACCTGCAATCGATCAAGTCGGCAATCGATGCGCTGCCAGCGGCGCAGCGGCCGCGCCTGGGGATCACGATCGGCGGGGCAGGGACCTCGGACGGGTTCGGGCCAGTCGCGGCGAGTTCGACGCTCCGCGATCAGTTCGCAATCAATCTCAACGCGCTGCTGAACCAGACTGGCGCTTCGGCAGTCGACCTAGACTGGGAACACCCCTCGGCGGGCGTCCAACGCAACACGCAGTTTCCTGCGATGCTGACGCGTACCAAGCAAGAGCTTGGCGCCAACCGTCGCGTCTACGCCACGGTCGACCCGACAGTAATGATTCCCGCGAGCACGCTTACCGGCGCCAACGCCATCGACGGCGTCTCGCTGATGACCTACGACCTTAGTTGGTGGGCCGGCGATCCGGCCGATCAAAATTTGGGACAGCACTCGCTGCAAGAGTATGTCGACGCTTCGGTGAAAGCGTGGACAGACGCGCCGGGTTCGCCCAATCAACGGCCTTGGGTGTTCGGAACCTGGGGCCGTGGCGTTGCTGCGGCGAAACTCGGAGCAGGGTTGCCGTTTTATGGGCGCGGGTTCAACGGTTCGAGCGCCGACGTGGCCGTGACCTATCGCGATCTGGCGACGAGCGGCACGACGACGAACGGCAGCGATTATGTTTACAACGGCTCCAACGTCTGGATTCCGAGCCTCGACATGGTTGAGGATCGCGTTGAAGCGGCACATGCAGCGGGCCTGCAGCACCTCATCATCTGGGAACTAGCGCAAGACTTGGCGCCAACTAGCGCGAACTCAATGCTGCGGCGGGCTTACGAGACAAACCAAAGCCTCAGCGCAGTTCCCGGCGACTTCGACGGCGATGGCGCGGTCGGGCAGCTTGATCTAGAGATTTGGAAAGGGGCGTTCAACGCCAGCACAACGGCAGGCGACGCCAACGGCGACGAGCGAAGCGACGGCGCCGACTTTCTCATCTGGCAACGCCATGCGACGCCCACAGCGCCGACAACAGCCGTTCCCGAACCGACGAGTGGGCTTCTACTCGCACCTTCGTTGTTGATTTACCTCGCTCGTCGGCACATGCTCAGCCAGTAA
- a CDS encoding FAD-dependent oxidoreductase — protein sequence MPRIALQYYLLAALALTLACLAEQSPAQAPQEYDVVVYGGTSAAVTAAIEVARMGKSVVIVSPDHHLGGMTSNGLGWTDIGDRDTIGGLSREFYQRIYEHYLEADAWTTESRQTYINRSSLDPDNARQMMFTFEPKVAKQVFEEMVAEANVPVAAGRLDRSSGGVTMANGRIASIRTEGGAVYSGKAFIDATYEGDLFAAAGVSYEIGREANAKFGETLNGVQVARSTKNQLPAGIDPYIVKGDPASGLLPGVNPNAGGVDGSADNRLQTYNYRMVLTNKPENRVAIAKPANYDAANYELLFRAIEAGQTGGFFKLDAMPNNKTDSNNTGGFSTDFIGGNYDLARNVNYAEADYATREAMNAAHRDFQLGLIWSLQNSPRVPANIRNNWAMWGLPADEFTDNNNWPSQLYVREARRLVGELTIDQTHVDQEDGIYSDSVGMGGYNMDSHHVQRIVGPDGFVMNEGDVQVSPAKGPYPISYRAMVAKQGEADNLIVPVALSATHIAYGSIRMEPVFMTLGQSAGAAAVLLGDHAVAARDVPYALLRSRMIREEQILGAAYKSPDAGISLNFGAVVANNANSPGHALGGIPGENWNLISGDVAGGIVNSRGEQTAVAVNLGKSAPDAQSIDWNAGGFGTILKGTSFNTGLYAGNASSAMFVNDGKDSRVDLGVRVSGLTEGIYDAFVTAKNTNAQLLEQYNVYALAVDADSGATAYGDVTPILLSHGIDVAWRHRESVVAETIKIGANQDLVIVVEGLTAGEMRGFVNTLEIVKLAGPLSADVNRDGLVDLDDFHLIRANFLNNVSLGVSGDANSDGRVDHRDFFFWRSAYLAGGGSLAALNGVTVPEPSLAAELLVFAPLLSHLWSTTRSGQPATREIVGCSEHSRPATTVAR from the coding sequence ATGCCTCGCATCGCACTTCAATATTACCTGCTCGCAGCGCTCGCGCTGACGCTTGCTTGCCTTGCCGAGCAGTCGCCTGCCCAGGCTCCGCAAGAATACGACGTCGTCGTCTACGGCGGTACGAGCGCCGCCGTCACTGCCGCGATTGAAGTCGCGCGCATGGGAAAGTCGGTCGTCATCGTCTCCCCCGACCATCACCTGGGCGGCATGACATCCAACGGTCTCGGGTGGACCGACATCGGCGATCGCGACACGATCGGCGGACTAAGTCGCGAGTTTTACCAACGCATCTACGAACACTATCTCGAAGCCGACGCTTGGACGACCGAATCGCGACAAACCTACATCAACCGCTCGTCGCTCGATCCGGACAACGCCCGTCAGATGATGTTCACGTTCGAGCCAAAAGTAGCAAAGCAGGTTTTCGAGGAGATGGTCGCGGAGGCAAACGTCCCCGTCGCCGCTGGCCGCCTCGATCGCTCTTCGGGTGGCGTAACGATGGCCAATGGCCGCATTGCCTCCATCCGCACCGAAGGCGGCGCGGTGTACTCTGGTAAGGCGTTCATCGACGCCACGTACGAAGGCGACCTCTTCGCCGCGGCCGGAGTTTCCTACGAGATCGGGCGCGAGGCAAACGCCAAATTTGGCGAAACGCTTAATGGCGTTCAGGTCGCGCGCTCCACGAAGAACCAGCTTCCGGCCGGGATTGATCCCTACATCGTCAAAGGCGATCCGGCGAGCGGCCTACTGCCGGGAGTGAATCCCAATGCCGGCGGCGTCGACGGGTCTGCCGACAATCGTCTGCAAACCTACAACTACCGAATGGTGCTGACCAACAAGCCGGAGAATCGCGTGGCGATCGCCAAACCGGCCAACTACGACGCAGCGAACTACGAGTTGCTGTTCCGCGCCATCGAGGCGGGCCAAACCGGCGGTTTCTTCAAACTCGATGCGATGCCCAACAACAAAACCGACTCGAACAATACGGGCGGCTTCTCGACTGACTTCATCGGCGGCAACTACGATCTGGCGCGCAACGTCAACTACGCTGAAGCCGACTATGCCACGCGCGAAGCAATGAATGCCGCCCATCGCGACTTCCAGCTCGGCCTGATTTGGTCGCTGCAAAACAGCCCGCGCGTGCCGGCGAATATTCGCAACAACTGGGCGATGTGGGGCCTGCCTGCCGACGAGTTCACCGACAACAACAACTGGCCGAGCCAGCTCTACGTGCGCGAAGCGCGTCGCTTGGTCGGTGAACTGACGATCGACCAAACGCACGTCGACCAAGAGGATGGCATCTATTCTGATTCGGTGGGCATGGGAGGCTACAACATGGACTCCCATCATGTTCAGCGGATCGTTGGTCCCGACGGCTTCGTGATGAACGAAGGCGACGTCCAGGTCTCTCCCGCCAAGGGGCCGTACCCGATCAGTTACCGCGCCATGGTCGCGAAGCAGGGCGAGGCCGACAACTTGATCGTGCCGGTTGCGTTGAGCGCCACGCACATTGCCTATGGTTCGATTCGCATGGAGCCCGTGTTTATGACGCTTGGCCAATCGGCCGGGGCCGCCGCGGTCCTGCTCGGCGACCACGCGGTCGCTGCGCGGGACGTTCCCTACGCGCTGCTCCGCTCGCGCATGATTCGCGAAGAGCAGATTCTCGGCGCCGCCTACAAATCGCCCGACGCGGGTATTTCGCTCAACTTTGGCGCTGTCGTCGCCAACAATGCCAATAGTCCAGGGCATGCGCTCGGCGGTATTCCAGGCGAAAATTGGAATCTCATCAGCGGAGACGTTGCCGGCGGCATCGTCAATTCCCGCGGCGAGCAAACTGCCGTCGCTGTCAACCTCGGCAAGAGCGCACCCGATGCGCAGTCGATTGATTGGAACGCGGGGGGCTTTGGCACGATCTTAAAAGGAACTTCGTTCAATACGGGTCTCTACGCGGGCAATGCCAGCAGTGCGATGTTCGTCAACGACGGTAAGGATAGCCGAGTCGATCTCGGCGTCCGCGTCAGCGGTCTCACGGAGGGAATCTACGACGCGTTTGTTACTGCTAAAAATACAAACGCGCAGTTGCTGGAGCAGTACAACGTCTACGCGCTCGCGGTCGACGCTGATTCGGGGGCAACTGCTTACGGTGACGTAACTCCTATCCTGCTTTCGCACGGCATCGACGTTGCATGGCGCCATCGTGAAAGCGTCGTCGCCGAGACGATCAAGATCGGCGCCAACCAAGACCTCGTCATTGTCGTCGAAGGGCTCACAGCCGGCGAGATGCGGGGCTTCGTCAACACGCTGGAGATCGTCAAGCTTGCGGGGCCGCTTTCCGCCGACGTCAATCGCGACGGGCTGGTCGACCTTGACGACTTCCATCTGATTCGCGCGAACTTTTTGAATAACGTCTCGCTCGGAGTCAGCGGCGACGCCAACTCCGACGGCCGAGTCGATCACCGCGACTTCTTTTTCTGGCGAAGCGCTTATCTAGCCGGCGGCGGCAGCTTGGCGGCGCTGAACGGCGTGACCGTTCCCGAGCCTTCATTGGCCGCGGAACTGCTGGTGTTCGCTCCGCTGCTCTCGCACCTCTGGTCAACGACGCGCAGCGGGCAGCCGGCAACGCGAGAGATCGTCGGCTGCAGCGAGCATTCTCGACCGGCAACCACAGTCGCTCGTTGA